In Caproicibacterium amylolyticum, a genomic segment contains:
- a CDS encoding thymidylate kinase has protein sequence MGKLLVLEGLDGSGKQTQTSYLCTAFQTAQAQYRHVSFPDYAQPSSALVKMYLQGEFGASPQDVNPYAASSFYAVDRFASYRKFWKKDYDNGMVILADRYTTSNLVYQLPKLPRGEWNAFTEWLLDYEYHRFELPIPDLTIFLDMPPAVSESLLAKRYHGDEQKKDIHEKSMTFQQDCRQAALYAAQKLHWKVVSCAAGGSLRTPQEIHAEVLQIVRENGLLNQAETAKV, from the coding sequence ATGGGAAAACTGCTGGTGTTGGAAGGGCTGGACGGCAGCGGAAAGCAAACACAAACTTCGTATCTGTGCACTGCTTTTCAGACTGCTCAAGCGCAGTACCGCCATGTTTCTTTTCCGGACTACGCGCAGCCGTCCTCTGCACTGGTAAAGATGTACCTGCAGGGTGAGTTCGGTGCTTCTCCGCAGGATGTGAATCCCTATGCTGCTTCTTCTTTTTATGCGGTTGATCGTTTTGCATCTTACCGAAAATTCTGGAAAAAAGATTATGACAACGGTATGGTGATTCTTGCGGACCGCTACACCACTTCCAATCTTGTTTATCAGCTGCCAAAGCTGCCGCGCGGAGAATGGAATGCTTTTACAGAGTGGCTGCTGGACTATGAATATCACCGTTTTGAACTGCCAATACCAGATTTAACGATTTTTCTGGATATGCCGCCAGCCGTTTCTGAGTCTTTGCTTGCAAAGCGGTATCACGGTGATGAGCAGAAAAAGGATATCCATGAAAAGAGCATGACTTTTCAGCAGGACTGTCGGCAAGCTGCGCTTTACGCAGCACAGAAACTCCATTGGAAAGTTGTGTCCTGCGCTGCAGGCGGTAGCCTGCGCACACCACAGGAGATTCATGCGGAAGTTTTGCAGATTGTTCGTGAAAACGGTTTGCTGAATCAGGCAGAGACCGCGAAAGTCTGA
- a CDS encoding DJ-1 family glyoxalase III translates to MIYVFLANGFEETEALAPVDMLRRAGLKVCMVGVNDDEITGAHGICVKPDIADWDFNPEMEPVDMVVLPGGMPGTKNLEAAQSVREAVDWAVEHDSYIAAICAAPSVLGHWGVLKGHEAICYPGYEPELGCKISSKPVVQSEKIITARGAGVAVEFGLALVKTLCGEQKSEEIRKSIQCM, encoded by the coding sequence ATGATTTACGTTTTTTTAGCAAATGGTTTTGAGGAAACTGAGGCACTTGCACCGGTGGATATGCTGCGCCGCGCCGGTTTAAAAGTATGCATGGTCGGTGTGAATGACGATGAAATCACAGGTGCGCACGGCATTTGTGTGAAGCCGGATATTGCCGACTGGGATTTTAATCCCGAAATGGAACCGGTTGATATGGTCGTTTTGCCCGGCGGTATGCCCGGCACCAAAAATCTGGAAGCTGCCCAGTCTGTTCGGGAAGCAGTTGATTGGGCTGTGGAGCATGACAGCTACATTGCTGCCATTTGCGCGGCACCATCTGTACTGGGCCACTGGGGTGTGCTGAAAGGCCATGAAGCAATCTGCTACCCCGGCTATGAGCCGGAGCTGGGCTGCAAAATCAGCAGTAAGCCTGTCGTACAGAGCGAAAAAATCATCACCGCCCGCGGTGCCGGTGTTGCTGTGGAGTTTGGCCTTGCATTGGTTAAAACATTGTGCGGAGAACAGAAATCCGAGGAGATCAGGAAATCGATTCAATGTATGTAA
- a CDS encoding 5-formyltetrahydrofolate cyclo-ligase — translation MYVKKNIREIKQDLRRRYRTYREALEPAQKVEMDAAVRRRLFRLPIYRNNRVIFIYVSKPIEVDTIGIIQHALAHGKRVAVPRCIPGTYQMQFYFIRSLADLEPGMFGVLEPSAEHCQPVADLRHGLCVVPGLSFDAQGYRLGYGKGYYDRFLSSFGGQTAGICYRACVPWNLPHGYYDRPVDILITETYIRKTGSRPASRQEERHD, via the coding sequence ATGTATGTAAAGAAAAACATCAGGGAAATCAAGCAGGATCTGCGCAGGCGCTACCGCACGTATCGGGAAGCGCTTGAGCCTGCCCAAAAAGTGGAAATGGACGCGGCAGTACGGCGGCGTCTGTTTCGTCTGCCAATTTACCGGAATAACCGAGTCATTTTCATCTATGTCAGTAAGCCAATCGAGGTAGACACAATCGGAATTATTCAGCATGCGCTGGCGCACGGCAAGCGTGTGGCAGTACCGCGCTGTATCCCCGGAACTTATCAGATGCAGTTTTACTTTATTCGCTCGCTTGCGGATCTGGAGCCGGGAATGTTCGGTGTACTGGAGCCTTCTGCGGAACACTGTCAGCCGGTTGCTGATCTGCGGCACGGCTTGTGCGTAGTGCCCGGCCTTAGTTTTGACGCGCAGGGTTATCGGCTGGGTTACGGAAAAGGTTATTATGACCGCTTTTTGTCTTCATTTGGCGGGCAGACGGCCGGTATCTGCTACCGTGCCTGTGTACCGTGGAATTTACCGCATGGGTATTATGACCGGCCTGTAGACATATTGATTACAGAAACTTATATCAGAAAGACGGGCAGCCGTCCTGCCAGCCGTCAGGAGGAACGCCATGACTGA
- the mltG gene encoding endolytic transglycosylase MltG, with product MTENEHPQQSLNSFSGNEAIKAEAAREAADEKRARRNHKRRNKAKRKKNRRFFRLVWWSMVILAAALLGQFLITGLNDVLAVNRESVNVTVEIPSSITESSMKPSALKKLSGSKLREAQANNQKISRQVANILKQAGAIENPDFFCLYTRLRKADGCFHNGTWQIDTKTDYEQLVNTFESNEGRKDVVKVTIPEGQNALEIAQLLQKNGVVSSAQKFLDVLNTDAFDDTYTMATNIKSLTGRYYKYEGYLFPDTYEFYQDEDPQNVLQKMLDDTNDHLTKQIRDKAQEQNMTLDQLLTMASIIQAESADTSDMLNVSSVLYNRLKYGDKYQIHTLDCDSTSYYPYRSKSTVPADKGKNYKSKYDTYTIKGLPAGAICNPGMAAINAALNPNETSYLYFCHNPKTKQAYYASSAEEHADNLAEAGLTS from the coding sequence ATGACTGAAAATGAACATCCGCAGCAGTCGCTCAACAGCTTCAGCGGGAATGAGGCAATCAAAGCGGAAGCTGCACGGGAAGCTGCCGACGAAAAGCGTGCCAGGCGCAACCACAAAAGGCGGAACAAGGCAAAGCGCAAAAAGAACAGGCGCTTTTTCCGGCTGGTATGGTGGAGCATGGTGATTTTGGCGGCAGCGCTGCTGGGGCAGTTCCTGATTACCGGACTGAATGATGTGCTTGCCGTTAACCGCGAAAGTGTCAACGTTACCGTTGAGATTCCTTCCTCCATTACGGAGAGTTCGATGAAGCCCTCGGCGCTGAAAAAGCTGAGTGGCAGCAAACTGCGTGAAGCACAGGCAAACAATCAAAAAATTTCCCGTCAGGTCGCCAATATTCTGAAACAGGCCGGTGCCATTGAGAATCCGGACTTTTTCTGTCTGTATACCCGTCTGCGCAAAGCGGACGGCTGTTTCCACAACGGCACTTGGCAGATTGACACAAAAACAGATTATGAGCAGCTGGTAAATACTTTTGAATCTAATGAGGGCCGCAAGGATGTTGTGAAGGTTACAATACCGGAAGGTCAGAATGCACTTGAAATCGCACAGCTGCTTCAAAAAAACGGTGTGGTTTCCTCGGCGCAGAAGTTCTTGGACGTGCTGAACACAGACGCGTTTGACGATACTTACACCATGGCCACCAATATCAAGAGCCTGACGGGCCGTTATTATAAGTACGAGGGTTATCTGTTCCCGGATACGTACGAATTCTATCAGGATGAGGACCCGCAGAATGTCCTGCAGAAAATGCTGGATGACACCAACGACCACCTGACAAAGCAGATTCGGGACAAGGCCCAGGAACAGAATATGACGCTTGATCAGCTGCTGACCATGGCTTCTATCATTCAGGCGGAGTCCGCAGATACTTCGGACATGCTTAATGTTTCGTCTGTACTGTACAATCGTCTGAAATATGGGGACAAGTATCAGATCCATACACTGGACTGTGACTCGACCTCGTACTATCCGTATCGTTCCAAGAGTACGGTGCCGGCGGATAAAGGCAAAAATTACAAGAGCAAGTACGATACCTACACCATAAAAGGCTTGCCGGCAGGCGCCATCTGCAATCCGGGTATGGCGGCAATCAATGCGGCGCTGAATCCGAATGAGACAAGCTATCTGTATTTCTGCCACAATCCAAAGACCAAACAGGCATATTACGCCTCCAGCGCGGAGGAGCATGCCGATAATTTAGCAGAGGCGGGACTGACTTCATGA
- a CDS encoding peptidase U32 family protein: protein MKAIRPAPHLPELLSPAGDMERLKAAIQFGADAVYLAGTNFGMRSAPSNFSPEQLAEAVEFAHSRGVRIYLTTNIIPRNSDVEGLEPFLRMARDAGVDAFIVTDLGVMAAAKRVAPGVEIHISTQTGVANYAAARQIYDMGAKRVVLARELSLEEVATLRAKTPKQLEIECFVHGAMCVSFSGRCLLSNYFTGRDGNHGDCAQPCRWKYALCEETRPGQYLPIMEDGDGTYILNAKDMNMSEHIPELLRAGVDSLKIEGRAKSAYYTAAATNAYRRALDDALAGNPLTPWVTEELDKISHRQYSTGFYFGRPNQNVDLGSYVRDYEVVAVCESYQNGVAVLSQRNRFFRGDTADILEPGKAPYQVRMDHIQNGDGEEIEAANHAVMRVLLYTDTPIAPGALLRVKKDLDS, encoded by the coding sequence ATGAAAGCAATAAGACCAGCCCCCCATTTGCCGGAGCTCCTTTCTCCGGCGGGGGATATGGAACGTTTGAAAGCGGCTATCCAGTTCGGTGCGGATGCCGTTTACCTGGCCGGAACGAATTTTGGCATGCGCAGTGCGCCGTCCAATTTTTCACCGGAGCAGCTTGCCGAGGCGGTGGAATTTGCACACAGCCGAGGCGTACGTATTTATTTGACAACCAATATTATTCCCCGTAACAGCGATGTGGAGGGCCTTGAGCCGTTTCTCCGCATGGCACGGGACGCCGGTGTGGATGCGTTCATTGTAACGGACCTAGGCGTTATGGCAGCAGCAAAGCGGGTCGCACCGGGGGTGGAAATCCACATTTCCACGCAGACCGGTGTGGCAAATTATGCCGCGGCGCGCCAGATTTACGATATGGGTGCGAAGCGTGTGGTGCTTGCACGTGAGCTTTCACTGGAGGAAGTGGCAACGCTGCGCGCAAAGACACCAAAGCAGTTGGAAATTGAATGCTTTGTGCATGGCGCTATGTGTGTATCTTTTTCTGGGCGGTGCCTGCTCTCCAATTACTTTACCGGTCGCGACGGCAATCATGGTGACTGTGCGCAGCCTTGCCGCTGGAAATATGCACTCTGTGAAGAAACGCGTCCCGGTCAATATCTGCCGATTATGGAGGACGGGGACGGAACGTACATTTTGAATGCCAAAGATATGAATATGTCAGAACATATTCCAGAACTGCTGCGTGCCGGAGTGGACAGCCTGAAAATTGAGGGCCGTGCAAAGTCTGCCTACTACACCGCAGCTGCAACGAACGCCTACCGTCGTGCGCTGGATGATGCCCTTGCAGGAAACCCACTGACACCGTGGGTAACGGAGGAACTCGACAAAATCAGTCACCGGCAGTACAGCACCGGATTTTACTTTGGCCGTCCCAACCAAAACGTTGATCTTGGCAGCTATGTGCGCGACTACGAAGTAGTTGCGGTATGCGAGTCTTACCAGAACGGCGTAGCAGTGCTTTCACAGCGCAACCGCTTTTTCCGCGGCGACACGGCTGACATTCTTGAGCCGGGCAAAGCACCGTATCAAGTAAGGATGGATCATATTCAGAACGGCGACGGCGAAGAAATCGAAGCGGCAAACCATGCGGTCATGCGTGTGCTGCTGTATACCGATACGCCGATTGCGCCGGGTGCACTGCTGCGCGTAAAAAAAGATTTGGATTCGTGA